A stretch of Sphingobacteriales bacterium DNA encodes these proteins:
- a CDS encoding DUF2723 domain-containing protein — MNEKRFNLINNILGWIIFIIAAIVYLLTMEPTVPLWDCGEFIAGSYKLEVVHPPGAPFFLMFNHLFTLFAPNVQAIPKIINGLSGIESALTVMLLFWTSTLLSRKFFIKDINNIQTGEMIGVFGAGIVGALAFTFSDTFWFSAVEAEVYAMSSTFTALVFWLLLKWERHADEPGNLRYLILIFYLMGLSIGVHLLSLLALPVVAFVVYFRKYKHVNAKGVLVAFLIGMLILQVINTGIIKWVPAIASKFEVLFVNSFGLPYWSGAVFFVILFMAALAYGVYYSHKVKNVFLNLVFMASLVVMMGFSSYTMVAIRSLANPPIDYSNPDNIFNMLSYINREQYGERPLFYGPDFSAEFQSTKDGRMMYIKKDGRYQAIGHKKKPVYDKTHYTIFPRMGDTRSDRIEGYKAWSGMRKGQKKPTFADNMRFFFRYQLGFMYWRYFAWNFIGRQNDDQGNGKFIVPEGFMSGNWISGIKFIDEMLVGNQEKVPYQQRVNRGYNRLYFLPFILGLLGLYFHYKSNKRDAISTFALFFITGILLVVYQNSPPFEPRERDYTLVGSFYVFAIWVGFGILMIINYLKQRMSFVPAASIALGAGLLAAPVLMASQEWDDHDRSHRYTSLDYGLNYLNSCAQDAILFTNGDNDTYPLWYAQEVEGLRDDVRVLNLQLLMTDWYVDQLKLKKNNSSPINFFFNSEQLTEGTRDFVPYYPNPNLVDTNSFYDTKEMLRFIATENKQYMLSYGDQFLNYYPTPLLVLPVDSAEVVKYNVVREEYYPRIEKEVRYSIGKRNLMKNNLLQLDILANNLWKRPIYFGITSGSETYLGLTNYFQQEGMAYRIVPVRKNEMENLNTGETGRVDPVIMYENMMNRFKWGNINDPRVYICSVTRRHAMNYRNVFATLGRALILHNEKEKAIKAIDKCIEVLPEEKVPHDLNSLALVEVYFMAGANEKGLKLAEHLLDLNVEMLEYFKSLDKKFFKMTEEETRRRFYALQVLQDMGKRYNQESLNKRATDELSRLQKLFGMM, encoded by the coding sequence ATGAACGAAAAACGATTCAATCTGATTAACAACATTCTCGGCTGGATAATTTTTATTATTGCCGCTATTGTTTACCTGTTGACCATGGAGCCAACTGTGCCGCTTTGGGATTGCGGTGAATTTATTGCCGGTTCATACAAGCTTGAAGTGGTTCATCCTCCCGGAGCTCCGTTTTTCCTCATGTTTAACCATCTTTTTACCCTGTTTGCCCCCAACGTGCAGGCCATCCCGAAAATCATCAACGGCTTGTCAGGTATTGAAAGTGCATTAACTGTCATGCTGCTTTTCTGGACAAGCACGCTTCTTTCCAGAAAATTTTTCATTAAAGACATCAACAACATCCAGACAGGTGAAATGATAGGTGTTTTCGGAGCAGGTATTGTTGGTGCCCTCGCTTTCACATTTTCCGATACTTTCTGGTTTTCAGCCGTTGAAGCTGAGGTTTATGCCATGTCATCCACATTTACAGCACTGGTTTTCTGGCTGTTATTAAAATGGGAAAGACATGCTGATGAACCCGGTAATTTACGCTACCTGATCCTTATTTTTTATCTGATGGGGCTCTCCATTGGCGTTCACCTGCTGAGCTTACTGGCTCTTCCTGTTGTGGCTTTTGTGGTCTATTTCCGCAAATACAAGCATGTCAATGCCAAAGGCGTATTAGTCGCCTTTCTGATTGGTATGCTGATCCTTCAGGTAATCAACACAGGTATTATCAAATGGGTACCAGCCATTGCCAGCAAATTTGAGGTTCTTTTTGTCAATAGTTTTGGCCTGCCTTACTGGTCGGGAGCAGTATTTTTTGTTATTTTATTTATGGCAGCATTGGCTTACGGGGTTTATTATTCCCATAAGGTAAAAAATGTTTTCCTTAACCTTGTTTTTATGGCATCGCTGGTTGTCATGATGGGATTTTCCTCCTATACCATGGTAGCTATCCGTTCCCTGGCCAATCCACCTATCGACTACAGTAACCCTGATAATATTTTCAACATGCTCTCGTACATCAACCGTGAACAATATGGCGAAAGGCCATTGTTTTACGGGCCTGATTTCTCGGCTGAATTTCAGTCAACCAAAGATGGCAGAATGATGTACATCAAAAAAGACGGCAGGTATCAGGCTATCGGGCATAAGAAGAAACCGGTTTACGATAAAACGCATTATACCATTTTCCCGCGTATGGGCGATACCCGCTCCGACCGTATTGAAGGATACAAAGCATGGTCGGGCATGCGGAAAGGACAGAAAAAACCAACTTTTGCCGACAACATGCGTTTCTTCTTCCGCTACCAGCTTGGATTTATGTACTGGCGTTATTTTGCATGGAATTTTATCGGCAGGCAGAATGATGATCAGGGGAATGGTAAATTTATTGTCCCCGAAGGATTTATGAGTGGAAACTGGATCAGCGGTATTAAGTTTATTGATGAAATGCTGGTAGGCAATCAGGAAAAAGTTCCCTATCAGCAAAGGGTCAACCGGGGATACAACCGGTTGTACTTCCTTCCTTTTATTCTCGGACTTCTCGGGCTTTATTTCCATTATAAATCCAATAAGCGGGACGCCATCAGCACTTTTGCCCTGTTTTTCATCACGGGTATCCTGCTGGTGGTCTATCAGAACTCACCGCCTTTTGAGCCACGTGAGCGAGATTACACCCTGGTGGGGTCGTTTTATGTTTTCGCCATTTGGGTAGGATTCGGCATTTTAATGATAATCAATTATTTAAAACAGAGAATGTCATTTGTGCCGGCTGCCTCCATTGCACTGGGTGCTGGACTTTTAGCTGCTCCTGTTTTAATGGCTTCACAGGAGTGGGACGACCACGACCGCTCCCACCGTTACACTTCTCTCGATTATGGGCTGAATTACCTGAATTCCTGTGCTCAGGATGCCATTCTCTTTACCAATGGCGACAACGATACCTATCCGCTCTGGTATGCCCAGGAAGTGGAAGGCTTACGCGATGATGTAAGGGTTCTCAACCTTCAGTTGCTGATGACCGACTGGTATGTCGATCAGTTGAAGCTGAAAAAGAATAATTCTTCTCCGATTAATTTCTTTTTCAATTCTGAACAACTTACTGAAGGAACCAGGGATTTTGTTCCTTACTATCCCAATCCTAACCTGGTCGATACCAATTCTTTTTACGATACAAAAGAAATGCTGAGGTTTATTGCTACCGAAAACAAACAATATATGCTTTCATACGGAGATCAGTTTCTTAACTACTATCCTACTCCGCTCCTCGTACTTCCTGTCGATTCGGCTGAGGTTGTCAAATATAATGTAGTGAGGGAAGAATATTATCCCCGTATTGAGAAAGAAGTCAGATACAGTATCGGAAAGCGAAACCTGATGAAAAACAATCTTCTTCAGCTCGATATTCTGGCCAATAACCTGTGGAAACGCCCGATTTATTTCGGAATCACATCAGGATCAGAGACTTATCTTGGTCTTACCAACTATTTTCAGCAGGAAGGTATGGCTTACAGAATTGTTCCTGTCAGGAAAAATGAGATGGAGAACCTGAACACAGGAGAAACCGGCAGGGTTGACCCGGTCATCATGTATGAAAACATGATGAACCGTTTTAAATGGGGAAATATTAATGACCCGCGGGTTTACATCTGTAGTGTTACACGCAGGCATGCCATGAATTACAGAAATGTTTTTGCCACACTTGGCAGGGCTTTAATTCTTCATAATGAAAAAGAAAAAGCCATCAAAGCCATTGATAAATGCATTGAAGTGTTGCCGGAAGAAAAAGTGCCACACGACCTGAATTCGCTGGCACTTGTTGAGGTTTACTTTATGGCTGGTGCCAATGAAAAAGGGCTTAAACTGGCCGAACACCTGCTCGACCTGAATGTTGAAATGCTTGAATATTTCAAGTCTCTTGATAAAAAATTCTTCAAAATGACTGAAGAAGAAACGAGAAGAAGGTTTTATG
- a CDS encoding T9SS type A sorting domain-containing protein encodes IHYYFVKVSNQQGCENSDTIKIRIYDPGSVADLINGKILIYPNPASDMLYIYNLSPSLIINTIECYELSGKKVLSKKQIKNQTPESINIESLSKGEYILLIRLSDGKMLTIRFNKL; translated from the coding sequence ATACATTATTACTTTGTTAAGGTTTCAAACCAGCAAGGATGTGAAAACTCAGACACTATCAAAATCAGGATATATGATCCGGGTTCTGTTGCTGACTTGATCAACGGGAAGATCTTGATTTATCCCAATCCGGCCTCAGACATGCTGTATATTTATAACCTGTCACCATCATTAATAATAAATACCATTGAATGTTATGAGCTTTCAGGGAAAAAGGTATTATCAAAAAAACAGATAAAGAATCAAACACCTGAATCCATAAATATTGAATCTCTCAGTAAAGGAGAATATATCCTGTTGATCAGATTATCAGATGGGAAAATGCTGACAATCAGGTTCAACAAACTGTAA
- a CDS encoding single-stranded DNA-binding protein: MNNLRNRVQLIGRVGTEPEIRTVAKGKTFARLNLATNETYINNNGERVTETQWHNLVAWDKNAILIQKYLRKGQEVAIEGKLTSRNYQDKEGVKRYITEVIVHELLLLGGKKE, encoded by the coding sequence ATGAACAATTTAAGAAATCGCGTACAGTTAATCGGAAGAGTAGGAACAGAACCCGAAATCAGAACAGTTGCAAAAGGAAAAACATTTGCACGCCTGAACCTTGCCACCAATGAAACCTACATTAATAATAATGGTGAGCGCGTAACGGAAACACAATGGCACAACCTGGTAGCATGGGACAAAAATGCCATTTTGATTCAGAAATACCTCAGGAAAGGACAGGAAGTTGCTATTGAAGGTAAACTGACCAGCCGTAACTATCAGGACAAGGAAGGGGTTAAAAGATACATTACCGAAGTCATTGTCCACGAATTGCTCCTGCTTGGCGGAAAAAAGGAATAA